Proteins from a genomic interval of Deinococcus seoulensis:
- a CDS encoding WD40 repeat domain-containing protein → MKITALFLSAALSLSTAASALTLTPAQVYTLPGADSEFGAFLPDGRVAVNADNGILILDRTLKTVIGFYTLQGEIDGLTVSPDGRRVAAMNSETWTVWDVATGREIRSGKTAYDATLAFDAQGNLLTLDDGTLKRVTLASGQRGDVLGDGDIYGVAVSPDGTRAALTFEDRVQFVTLADGTVLAEASLNEEPDALGASFSPDGQAVAVRTGSEALILRAGQDAVSVEGGEDLDPQDDSLLFLNDTDLLAVFYGEAQRIDPQTGEATGEPFMLDTDGPVVAGPDGQLLALGSRVALLDPQDLEAPATQESVLPSSNAWTGAFVGNVPHAGLGRFLNLNSMQELKVGGTGRLDTYLGQGNNIWTLRGLDVAVRRAGVNVNVAKLDEDAEYDTLHASPDGTFAVVSGYYGMALMNATTGKVIRKVTAKQLKVEDIHDALPSPDGKGIYVIPHEGNVFRYDVATGKQTLAFKLPADAEATEFQQSAGGTLAVVYFNENYDRFVALLKPGATSAFKTLPFTDSVRALRFSPDGKRLAVLTNASQNALQVFDTATGALLTRTGKFNTSTGLLAWSQNGRQLMVGSGLLGKPGTVTVFDVK, encoded by the coding sequence ATGAAGATCACTGCTCTGTTCCTGAGTGCCGCCCTGAGTCTCAGCACCGCTGCCTCCGCCCTGACCCTTACGCCCGCGCAGGTGTACACGCTGCCCGGCGCGGACAGTGAGTTCGGCGCGTTCCTGCCCGATGGACGGGTGGCCGTGAACGCCGACAACGGCATCCTGATCCTGGACCGCACCCTGAAGACCGTCATCGGGTTCTACACCCTGCAAGGCGAGATCGACGGCCTGACCGTCAGTCCCGACGGGCGGCGCGTGGCCGCCATGAACAGCGAGACTTGGACCGTCTGGGACGTGGCGACCGGCCGCGAGATCCGCAGCGGCAAGACCGCATACGACGCCACGCTGGCCTTCGACGCGCAGGGCAACCTGCTGACCCTCGACGACGGCACCCTGAAACGCGTGACCCTGGCCAGCGGGCAACGGGGCGACGTGCTGGGCGACGGGGACATCTACGGGGTGGCCGTCTCGCCCGACGGTACGCGCGCCGCACTGACCTTCGAGGACCGCGTGCAGTTCGTGACCCTCGCCGACGGCACCGTGCTGGCCGAGGCGTCCCTGAACGAGGAACCCGACGCGCTGGGCGCCAGCTTCAGCCCGGACGGGCAGGCCGTCGCCGTACGCACCGGCAGCGAGGCCCTGATCCTGCGCGCCGGACAGGACGCCGTCAGCGTGGAAGGCGGCGAGGACCTCGACCCGCAGGACGACTCGCTGCTGTTCCTGAACGACACGGACCTGCTGGCCGTGTTCTACGGCGAGGCGCAGCGCATCGACCCGCAGACCGGCGAGGCCACCGGCGAGCCGTTCATGCTCGACACCGACGGCCCGGTGGTCGCCGGACCCGACGGGCAACTGCTGGCGCTGGGCAGCCGCGTGGCCCTGCTGGACCCGCAGGACCTCGAAGCGCCCGCCACGCAGGAGAGCGTCCTGCCGTCCAGTAACGCCTGGACCGGCGCGTTCGTGGGCAACGTCCCGCACGCGGGCCTGGGCCGCTTCCTGAACCTGAACAGCATGCAGGAACTGAAGGTCGGCGGCACCGGCCGCCTGGACACCTACCTGGGGCAGGGGAACAACATCTGGACGCTGCGCGGCCTGGACGTGGCCGTACGCCGCGCCGGAGTGAACGTGAACGTCGCCAAGCTCGACGAGGACGCCGAGTACGACACCCTGCACGCCTCGCCCGACGGGACCTTCGCAGTGGTCAGCGGGTACTACGGCATGGCCCTGATGAACGCCACCACCGGCAAGGTCATCCGCAAGGTCACGGCCAAGCAACTGAAGGTCGAGGACATTCACGACGCGCTGCCCAGCCCGGACGGCAAGGGCATCTACGTGATCCCGCACGAGGGGAACGTGTTCCGCTACGACGTGGCGACCGGCAAGCAGACCCTGGCCTTCAAACTCCCGGCCGACGCCGAAGCGACCGAATTCCAGCAGAGTGCAGGCGGCACACTGGCCGTCGTGTACTTCAACGAGAACTACGACCGCTTCGTGGCGCTGCTCAAGCCCGGCGCGACCAGCGCCTTCAAGACCCTGCCCTTCACGGACAGCGTGCGCGCCCTGCGCTTCAGCCCGGACGGCAAACGGCTGGCCGTGCTGACCAACGCCAGCCAGAACGCCCTGCAGGTGTTCGACACCGCCACCGGCGCCCTGCTGACCCGCACCGGGAAGTTCAACACGTCCACCGGTCTGCTGGCGTGGTCGCAGAACGGACGGCAGTTGATGGTCGGCTCCGGCCTGCTGGGCAAACCCGGCACCGTCACCGTCTTCGACGTGAAGTAA
- a CDS encoding tetratricopeptide repeat protein, producing the protein MIDVATTWQQACAALAGGDYDTAFSILEGAMHEARKPERARLALHLGSVHALYGDSALAEIGAALREARTLDPAVRADPLHLALIAELDARTHGPDATAPAQTVRDAPDPLARFHAMCALALAGKPQEALDLHIPITDLPPHLRWRLRSWEADAHEQLGQTAEAVNLYAEAAHHADGLNRAVMLQEQAALLLQEGQSDAANAALNQARPLYPTHPTPDELEEVSLNLATWHYLRAQTLLNLGQPDAAHDMIREAARLEAQYGDPSYGVALVRGQVLTHLGQQEQAITAFESALALATEADRPYANHELGVALLDLDRPVEAREKLEAVLNEPEYPYLPEVLADVAECDYRLGRLQEAQLAAEQALAQGAVVPASLVLGSVALDYFQLDEALEHYGRVIREAAPASRDWVAAHQMATDVMAQQGFPDPAAAYAHAQQALTHTPESDDWHGTLLDHIRKAEALMAEKGGSGGRMLN; encoded by the coding sequence ATGATTGACGTGGCCACCACCTGGCAGCAAGCCTGCGCGGCACTCGCGGGGGGCGACTACGACACGGCCTTTTCCATCCTGGAAGGCGCCATGCACGAAGCCCGCAAACCCGAACGCGCCCGCCTCGCCCTGCACCTGGGCAGCGTGCACGCCCTGTACGGCGACTCGGCCCTCGCCGAGATCGGCGCGGCGCTGCGCGAGGCGCGCACCCTCGACCCGGCCGTGCGCGCCGACCCGCTGCACCTCGCGCTGATCGCGGAACTCGACGCCCGCACCCACGGCCCCGACGCGACCGCCCCCGCGCAGACCGTGCGGGACGCCCCCGATCCGCTCGCCCGCTTTCACGCCATGTGCGCCCTGGCCCTGGCCGGGAAACCGCAGGAGGCGCTGGACCTGCACATTCCCATCACGGACCTGCCCCCGCACCTGCGCTGGCGGCTGCGCTCCTGGGAGGCCGACGCGCACGAGCAACTCGGCCAGACCGCCGAGGCCGTCAACCTGTACGCCGAGGCCGCGCACCACGCCGACGGCCTGAACCGCGCCGTGATGCTGCAGGAACAGGCGGCGCTGCTGCTGCAAGAAGGCCAGTCGGACGCCGCGAACGCCGCGCTGAACCAGGCCCGCCCGCTGTACCCCACGCACCCCACGCCGGACGAACTGGAAGAAGTCAGCCTGAACCTCGCCACCTGGCATTACCTGCGCGCCCAGACCCTCCTGAACCTCGGGCAGCCCGACGCGGCGCACGACATGATCCGCGAGGCCGCCCGCCTGGAAGCGCAGTACGGCGACCCCAGTTACGGCGTGGCGCTGGTGCGCGGGCAGGTCCTGACCCACCTGGGCCAGCAGGAGCAGGCCATCACCGCCTTCGAGTCGGCGCTGGCCCTGGCGACCGAAGCCGACCGCCCCTACGCCAACCACGAACTGGGCGTGGCGCTGCTGGACCTCGACCGGCCCGTCGAGGCCCGCGAGAAACTTGAGGCAGTCCTGAACGAACCCGAGTACCCCTACCTGCCCGAGGTGCTGGCCGACGTGGCCGAATGCGACTACCGCCTGGGCCGGTTGCAGGAAGCGCAACTGGCCGCCGAGCAGGCCCTTGCGCAGGGAGCCGTGGTGCCTGCCAGTCTGGTGCTGGGCAGCGTCGCCCTGGATTACTTCCAGCTGGACGAGGCGCTCGAACACTACGGGCGCGTGATCCGCGAGGCCGCTCCCGCCAGCCGTGACTGGGTCGCCGCGCACCAGATGGCCACCGACGTGATGGCCCAGCAGGGCTTCCCGGACCCCGCCGCCGCGTACGCCCACGCCCAGCAGGCCCTGACCCACACCCCGGAAAGTGACGACTGGCACGGCACGCTGCTCGACCACATCCGCAAGGCCGAGGCGCTGATGGCCGAGAAGGGCGGCAGCGGCGGCCGCATGCTGAACTGA
- a CDS encoding glutamine--tRNA ligase/YqeY domain fusion protein gives MTAPDPSPTAGESAPRVAPNFITEIIERDLSAGKYPQVVTRFPPEPNGYAHLGHTFASFLDFQTAAQLGGRYHLRLDDTNPLGESQEFADAIIDDLRWLGWDWGEHLYYASDNFERYYAYAKQLIRQGDAYVDSVSGDEMARLRGAANEVGTPSPYRDRTPDENLDLFRRMRAGEFPDGTHVLRAKIDLASPNMKLRDPVLYRILRAHHYRAGDAWCIYPMYDFQHPLQDALEGVTHSMCSLEFVDNRAIYDWLMERLGFNPRPHQYEFGRRSLEYTVVSKRKLRQLVNEGHVSGWDDPRMPTLRAQRRLGVTPQAVRAFASQIGVSRTNRTVDLAVYENAVRDDLNHHAPRVMAVTDPLRVTLSGPDGQPVPARTLDLPYWPHDVIRDSPDGLVGLPGGQRVPPEQATRPVTLSGDLFIEREDFNPEPPKGFKRLTPGGTVRLRGAGIIRADRFETDGSGQVTAVHATLLGEDARAGGVIHWVDAATAVPAEFRLYDRLFRVPNPEGANGDEDLNPDFDPEQPGHEDTPGTPEGRPAETGFLRFLNPDSLRVTRGFVEASVTGDPADTRYQFERQGYFWRDPVDSRPGALVFGRIITLKDTWSRETPGETRAAPRPQGKQTGKQKPDAANTAAAPAPSPAPATLSPGQEAEVTRLLTLGVSDAEARTLARDPALLAFLTGAAQDDTFAQVASWTANDLAPGLRAAEVRVQAADLRPLATMLAARQVTTRVAREVLARAAQTGEAPAAIIERENLAGGLSADELAAAIAQVMAANPDKVDAYRGGRTALLGFFTGQVMRATGGRADPATLNAALNAALNG, from the coding sequence ATGACGGCCCCCGACCCCTCCCCCACCGCCGGTGAATCCGCGCCGCGCGTGGCCCCGAACTTCATTACCGAGATCATCGAGCGCGACCTGAGTGCCGGGAAGTACCCGCAGGTCGTGACCCGCTTTCCGCCCGAACCGAACGGGTACGCGCACCTGGGGCACACCTTCGCGTCGTTCCTGGATTTCCAGACGGCCGCGCAACTGGGCGGGCGTTACCACCTGCGCCTGGACGACACCAACCCGCTGGGCGAATCGCAGGAGTTCGCGGACGCGATCATCGACGACCTGCGCTGGCTGGGCTGGGACTGGGGCGAGCACCTGTACTACGCCAGCGATAACTTCGAGCGGTACTACGCGTACGCCAAGCAACTGATCCGCCAGGGCGACGCGTACGTGGACTCGGTCAGCGGCGACGAGATGGCCCGCCTGCGCGGCGCGGCGAACGAGGTCGGCACGCCCAGCCCCTACCGGGACCGCACGCCGGACGAGAACCTGGACCTGTTCCGCCGCATGCGCGCCGGGGAATTCCCGGACGGCACGCACGTGCTGCGCGCGAAGATCGACCTGGCCAGCCCGAACATGAAACTGCGCGACCCGGTGCTGTACCGCATCCTGCGCGCCCACCACTACCGCGCCGGGGACGCCTGGTGCATCTACCCCATGTACGACTTCCAGCATCCCCTTCAGGACGCGCTGGAAGGCGTGACGCACTCCATGTGCAGCCTGGAGTTCGTGGACAACCGCGCCATCTACGACTGGCTGATGGAGCGGCTGGGCTTCAACCCGCGCCCGCACCAGTACGAGTTCGGTCGGCGCAGCCTGGAGTACACGGTCGTCTCGAAACGCAAGTTGCGCCAGCTGGTCAACGAGGGCCACGTGAGCGGCTGGGACGACCCGCGCATGCCGACCCTGCGCGCCCAGCGCCGCCTGGGCGTGACGCCGCAGGCCGTGCGGGCCTTCGCCTCGCAGATCGGCGTGAGCCGCACCAACCGCACCGTGGACCTCGCCGTGTACGAGAACGCCGTGCGCGACGACCTGAACCACCACGCGCCGCGCGTGATGGCCGTCACGGACCCCCTGCGCGTGACCCTGAGCGGCCCGGACGGGCAGCCCGTGCCGGCGCGCACGCTGGACCTGCCGTACTGGCCGCACGACGTGATCCGCGACTCGCCGGACGGACTGGTGGGTCTGCCCGGCGGGCAGCGCGTTCCGCCCGAGCAGGCCACGCGGCCCGTGACCCTCAGCGGCGACCTGTTCATCGAGCGTGAGGACTTCAACCCCGAGCCGCCGAAGGGCTTCAAGCGCCTGACGCCGGGCGGCACCGTGCGTCTGCGCGGCGCCGGGATCATCCGCGCCGACCGCTTCGAGACGGACGGCAGCGGACAGGTTACGGCCGTGCACGCCACGCTGCTGGGCGAGGACGCCCGCGCGGGCGGCGTGATCCACTGGGTGGACGCCGCGACCGCCGTGCCCGCCGAGTTCCGCCTGTACGACCGCCTGTTCCGCGTGCCGAATCCCGAGGGCGCCAACGGGGACGAGGACCTGAACCCGGACTTCGACCCGGAACAGCCCGGCCACGAGGACACCCCCGGCACGCCGGAGGGCCGCCCGGCCGAGACGGGCTTCCTGCGGTTCCTGAACCCCGACAGCCTGCGCGTCACGCGTGGGTTCGTGGAGGCCAGCGTGACGGGCGACCCGGCCGACACCCGCTACCAGTTCGAGCGGCAGGGGTACTTCTGGCGCGACCCGGTCGACAGTCGCCCCGGCGCGCTGGTGTTCGGGCGGATCATCACCCTGAAAGACACCTGGAGCCGCGAGACTCCCGGAGAGACGAGGGCGGCCCCCAGGCCGCAGGGGAAACAGACCGGGAAGCAGAAACCGGACGCCGCGAACACCGCTGCGGCCCCTGCGCCCAGCCCCGCGCCCGCCACCCTGAGCCCCGGGCAGGAAGCCGAGGTGACCCGCCTGCTGACCCTGGGTGTCTCGGACGCCGAGGCCCGCACCCTGGCGCGCGACCCGGCGCTGCTGGCCTTCCTGACCGGGGCCGCCCAGGACGACACCTTCGCGCAGGTGGCCTCCTGGACCGCCAACGACCTCGCGCCGGGCCTGCGGGCCGCCGAGGTGCGCGTGCAGGCGGCCGACCTGCGCCCGCTGGCCACGATGCTGGCCGCGCGTCAGGTCACGACCCGTGTGGCACGCGAAGTGCTGGCCCGCGCCGCGCAGACCGGCGAGGCGCCCGCCGCCATCATCGAACGCGAGAATCTCGCCGGGGGCCTGAGCGCCGACGAACTGGCCGCCGCCATCGCGCAGGTCATGGCCGCCAACCCCGACAAGGTGGACGCCTACCGGGGCGGGCGCACGGCGCTGCTGGGCTTCTTCACCGGGCAGGTCATGCGCGCCACGGGCGGCAGGGCCGACCCGGCCACCCTGAACGCCGCCCTGAACGCCGCCCTGAACGGCTGA